The Cognaticolwellia beringensis genome segment TTTATAGCATCATTTATAACTGCGTTTTCTGCTAAATTTTACTATAACAGTGCAATAATTATATTTACACGTAAATAAAGCGGTGATGTTTAGCTTTTGTGCTGCTACTTTTATCTGCTATTGAGGCTATTCCAGTATTATTTTCGGCTTTTCTTAGTTAAAAAAAAGCTCCTAAAGATATGTATATTACTTCATATTTCATTAACAATATCCCAGTGCTATAGTTTTTTCGTAATACAGAATCAATATATGCATTTTATTTCATATACTTGTATTAATAAAACCCAAGTAATTAAGTTGATTGTCATCGGTCATATCAAAACAGTTAAAACACTGGTGAGTTTTAACTATTCGGCTGTTACAAAAACAAACATTTAATTATTCTCTTTTTTTAGATCAGGCTTTAGTTAAAAGGAATTCAATAGTGTCAAATAAAATTGCGGGCTTTTTTTCTTTCTTAATGAAAGATAAAATAATTGCTAAATCGGGGTTTAATCGCTGGCTAGTCCCACCAGCATCAATTGCAATTCATTTATGTATTGGTTCTGTTTACGCATGGAGTATATTTAACCCTGCACTTATTAAAGAATTAGGGGTAGTTACTAGTTCATCTGGAGATTGGTCTTTAAGTAACGTTGTTTGGATATTTTCTGTCGCTATTGTTTTTCTTGGATTATCAGCGGCAGTCGCGGGTAAATGGCTTGAAGAAGTTGGTCCCCGTTGTGTTGGTGTTGCTGCCGCATTTCTTTGGGGTGGTGGTTTTATTATCGGTAGTATTGGTATATCTACCCATCAATTATGGCTTGTTTACCTTGGTTATGGCGCACTCGG includes the following:
- a CDS encoding MFS transporter, which produces MSNKIAGFFSFLMKDKIIAKSGFNRWLVPPASIAIHLCIGSVYAWSIFNPALIKELGVVTSSSGDWSLSNVVWIFSVAIVFLGLSAAVAGKWLEEVGPRCVGVAAAFLWGGGFIIGSIGISTHQLWLVYLGYGALGGCGLGLGYVSPVSTLLRWFPDKRGMATGMAIMGFGGGAMIGAPLIASLLKFHAVAPTYLGTEGAVTLITEAVSYF